From the Marinilabiliales bacterium genome, the window CAGCACCATGATAGGAAACACCGCCGGCCCTATCATGAGCCTTTACCTGCTTGCAATGCAATTGCCCAAAAATGTGCTTATTGGAACAGGTGCATGGTTCTTCCTGGTTGTCAATCTTTTCAAGATACCTTTCCACATACTTGTCTGGGAAACCATCACACTCCGTTCCTTTACCATAAACCTGGTGATGCTTCCGGTAATTATCACCGGAGGCTTTCTGGGCATCAGGCTTGTACGTATCATTCCCGAAAAACCGTTCAGGTGGCTGATCATCATTATGACAACCATGGCCTCGGTCAGGCTGTTCTTCTAGTTTGGATTTTATCGCCGGTTGAATGCAGAAAGATTTTTCCGGATCGCTCAGTTCCTTCCGCCGATAAGGCCAGGAGCGTAACTATTGGTACTGTATCCCGAACCATTCAGGCTTACAGTCAGGCTCCTGCCCTTGTCGTATGAGTAGAGCAGGGCAATTCTTGCCTGGGGGCTTGTAAAGTATGAGATGTCGGGAACAAATATGTGGCCCTTCTTATCGGTGTGCATCGAGGCAATCTCGGCAAGTTTCTCAGCACCCTCCTCTCCTCCGCTTACAGCTCTGAAGAAAGGATTCTTCGAAATCTTATCAAAGGGAACCGACCCTGTCTCAACCTTGTCAAAAGGGACGCTGGCCCTGGCCTTTCCAAGTTTAAGCCTCGACAGCAGATTGTCGGTATCAACAACTGCATCCCTGTGAAAGACTGGTCTGTCAATAAAGAACACCTCCTTCTTCCCAGGCAGGTAAAGTACCGCCGTAAACCCGACAAAATACTTTGTGGTCATTATCTCTCTGATCTCCCGTGCCCTGTGGCCTTTCTCGCCATAGTACCGGTGTATAAATGAGGTCAGCTCGGGGAAGGCAGGTTCGGAGTAATTCTCATGCCTAATGCTTTCGAGTAATGTTTTTGAGTTCGACGGTCCGAAAAATGGATGCCTTGCTGCCAGTTTTCCACCCTGGTGCGGGAACTCCATTTCTGTTTGTTCCATTATTAAGCAAAATGTTTATTTTACATAATTATGCAATTATTCCGCACCAAGTTACCAATTATATTTCAAAGCAGAAACCAAAATCCAAAAGATACTTTGCAAAACATGTATCCGGACATGTTTTCCGATACAGGGTAAGTATTTGATCCGGAAATCAGGTTTTTAGCTCCCAGTTATTATGATATTCCGGCATTATGTAGGAGTCCGCCTCACGATTATTTTTGAACTTCATCTCATCCGGCAGATACTCGAGGCTTTTCCCGCCCGACCTGTGGGAAATATTTGCAATACAGGCCAGTTCGGTTGCATAGCAGCCCTTTTCAACCGTACCGTTGGTATCAGGATTGTTATTTCTTATACAGTCCGTCCAGTTGATCATATGATCATGCTGGTCACCATACGGGCCGGATCTTCTCCGTGCCTCAATAAGGGGTTTGCCTCCCCTGTCATTCTGCGGAATGATCTCCCAGCCTGTACGGTTACATACCAGCGTTCCGTTACTTCCGATCCAGGCAACCCCGTCGCCCCTGTTATACAATCCCTGTACAGCCTGTTCCCAAACCACATGATAGTCATCAAACTGAAAAACTGATGTCTGTACCCTGGGTGTCTCGGTCATGGTTTCAGGGTGCCGGTACCCCACCGAATAGACTGATTTTGGATATGCCCTTTTGTTTCCCAGTGCCAACAAACCGTCAAAAGCCGAATCGAGGTAATGTACCCAGTCCGTTTGCTGCCCTCCTCCAAAATCCCAGTAATTCCTCCACTGACGGTGCAGCCTGTTGCTGTTATAGGGCCGGTAGGGTGCAGGCCCCAGCCACATCTTGTAATCAAGGGTCTCAGGAACAGACTGTGGTGCAGGATCATAAATCACCGGATCAGTGGTGCCCGATATCCAGCAATGCACCTTGAAAACATCTCCCAGTATGCCGGTACGTAAAATATCAAATGCTTCGAGGAAGTAATCAAGGCTGATGTGCCACAGCCCTGTGGTAACAACAGTCTGGTATTTCCGATGCAGTTCCACCATTATCCTGCACTCTGCTACGCTGTAACCGGTTGGCTTTTCGATATATATAGCTTTGCCTGCCCGGCAGGCCTCCGCAAACATTATTGCATGCCAGTGATCGGGAGAGGCAATAATAACAGCGTCTATATCTTTATCGTCAAGAAGCAGGCGAAAATCAGAGTATTGCTTAATATTGCCGGCCCGTGACGGAAACTCTTTTTCAAGGACAGCGATCTGCTCCCTCAACCTCACCTGGTCAACATCACACATTGCGGTACAATGCACCGCCTGATCGGCCCTGAGCAGGTACTGCATATTAACGGTACCAAACCAGTTAACACCTATTACACCCACGTTGATGCGGTCAGCCGGTGTGGATGATCCATAGAGATCATGAGGCATTGACGAGTACAATCCGGCTCCCGCCATTGCCATTGCCGATTTTTTAAGGAATGACCTTCTGCTGCTGTTTTCCATAATCATTAAATTTTTCAATATCTAAATGTTAATATACACCCAATCCGGTTGCTGCCCAGAAGATACCACCGTATATGTGGTCCAGGAACCTGCTGTCCCTGTATAGTGAAGGCATATGCCCCAAAGATGTCTGAAAAGACCTTCCCCCGTCAAATTCGTGATACCAGGCTATTGGATGAAAATCACCCATGTATGCGATCCTTGTATCATCACCCCAGGTTTTTCGGGGATCATATGTCGATTCATCCACTGTAAGCAGGTAATTAAGTCCGGGAGTCAGCTCCGGGCCAAATGCATACCATTCATCAGTCCACAGCCACCTGTCAGGCAGATGCATGGTTGACGGATGGTTTTTGTCCACTACATGCATAACAGCGGTCTGTTCTTCAGGATGATAGGTGAATACGCGGCCTACCAGTTGCCGGTACCAGTCACATTCGGTGGTCATTGCCGAAGCCCCGTGAATGCCGACAAACCCGCCGCCATTACGGATAAACTTTTTGAAACTTTGAAGCTGCT encodes:
- a CDS encoding twin-arginine translocation signal domain-containing protein, whose product is MENSSRRSFLKKSAMAMAGAGLYSSMPHDLYGSSTPADRINVGVIGVNWFGTVNMQYLLRADQAVHCTAMCDVDQVRLREQIAVLEKEFPSRAGNIKQYSDFRLLLDDKDIDAVIIASPDHWHAIMFAEACRAGKAIYIEKPTGYSVAECRIMVELHRKYQTVVTTGLWHISLDYFLEAFDILRTGILGDVFKVHCWISGTTDPVIYDPAPQSVPETLDYKMWLGPAPYRPYNSNRLHRQWRNYWDFGGGQQTDWVHYLDSAFDGLLALGNKRAYPKSVYSVGYRHPETMTETPRVQTSVFQFDDYHVVWEQAVQGLYNRGDGVAWIGSNGTLVCNRTGWEIIPQNDRGGKPLIEARRRSGPYGDQHDHMINWTDCIRNNNPDTNGTVEKGCYATELACIANISHRSGGKSLEYLPDEMKFKNNREADSYIMPEYHNNWELKT
- a CDS encoding ThuA domain-containing protein, which encodes MSCFGGNHFFIIKTSVMQKINCLLVLIFIMMISGRGHAQPDNRFRQPHSVNQFEVLVYTSPDRWHNISEPVALLEFQEMAQRHAFGMTWTTVNGMFNDRALEQFDVIVFLHSTTRDFNDEQLQSFKKFIRNGGGFVGIHGASAMTTECDWYRQLVGRVFTYHPEEQTAVMHVVDKNHPSTMHLPDRWLWTDEWYAFGPELTPGLNYLLTVDESTYDPRKTWGDDTRIAYMGDFHPIAWYHEFDGGRSFQTSLGHMPSLYRDSRFLDHIYGGIFWAATGLGVY